Genomic window (Streptosporangium brasiliense):
TCGCACCATGTGTGCCTAGGGTGTCCGTTTGAGCGAGTTTCTTCCCGCCGGATGACTTCACCAGCAAATCCGTACCCAGAAGTGGGCAGGTGACCAGAACGTGACGGTGAACAGAGATTCAAGATCGAATAACGCGCGATCCCCTTGTGGGTAGCGGTTTGGTGGCGTTAGATCTTCTGGCGCCATGGAAGGACATGGGTGCCTTTAATCTTGCCGTGGAATGTCGTCGGTGCTAGGAAATAAAGCCATCTGTTCTTCTGTGGTGGATCTGTCGGTCCGTAACTCCGTTACGCCGGTGAATGGCCGCTGTTGCGGCGGCCATTCCGGTCAGGGCCTCCCGAAGGCGAATTCCAGCGGCGGCAGCACCGCCTGGGCGTCCGCGCCGCGGAACCACAGGCCGATCATGAACGCCGCCGTCGCCTCGAGCAGCCCGGCACGCTCCAGGCCGCCGCCCTCGACCGCCACGCATCCCAGGTCCTCGACCAGTGAGCGCGTGGTCGCCAGCGCGTCGTCGTCGTCCCCGCACAGCGGTACGGCCAGCGGGGTGCCGTGGAAGACGGGTGGTGTCATCCGCCAGACGTCCTCGTGGCACAGGTTGAAGGCCTTGACGACGCGGGCGCCGACGGCGGTCGCGGCGACGCGCTCGGCCATCGACGGCCCGTCCTCCGTCGCGAGGGTGAACCGCTCCGGCACGACCGGGTTGGTGCAGTCGATCAGCACGCGCCCGCGCAGCGTCCCGCCGGCGGCGCCGGCCGCCTCCAGGACGTCGAGCGCCGCGTGATCGCGGATGGCCAGCAGCACCACCTCGCCGGCCGTCGCGGCCTCGGTCCAGGTGCCCGCGCGCGCGGCCGGGCCGAGGCGTTCGGCAAGGGCGGCGACCTTCACCGGGTCCCGGCCGCTCAGCGTCAACTCGTGTCCCGCGCGGACCCACTGCGTTCCGAGCGCGTCCGCCATGCGGCCCGCGCCGAGGATGCCGATACGCATCCGTCCTCCTGTCATCTGGCTGATGTAGGAACGAATGTAGAAAACTCATCAGGCACCATCCGGTGCGTAACGTCTCAGCGATACTGGAGGACCCCGGCGTGTTCCTCGCAGACTGCCGTGCCCGGCTCGCCTTCGACCTGATCGGCAACACCTGGAGCGCCGTCGTCGTCTGGGCTCTGCGGGTCGGCCCACGGCGGCCCGGTGACCTGCGGGAGCACATCGGGGGGATCAGCGCGAAGGTCCTCACCGAGACCCTCCGCAGGCTGGAGTACAACGGCCTCGTCTCCCGCCGCGCCTACGCCGAGGCGCCTCCACGGGTCGAGTACGAGCTCACCGACCTGGGCCGCACCCTGGTGCCGCTGATCGAGGCTTTCGGGGAATGGGCGTTCGACCACGGAGACGAGGTCCTCGACGCTCAGGACCAGGCTGAGAGTCTCGAACGCTCAGGATCAGGCTGAGAGTCTTGCGGCCCGGGACCAGGCGGAGGTCCTCGACGCCCGGGAGCGCCGGGAGCCTCCCTGCCTCGGCCGCCGTCCGCGGCGGCCGAGGGGCGACGCTCGGTGGGTCAGTGGCCGGCCGGTTCCAGAACGTGACCGCGGGGGGCTGAGCGCCGCTCCAGCACGATCACCATGGCCACCAGCGCGACCAGCGCGGTGAGCTGTGCGAGGGCCGACCAGAGCCCGAGGGCGACCGTCACCAGCGAGATCAGGGCGCCGCCGTTCCGCAGCCGGTTGCCTGTGATGCCCAGGACCCGGCGGAACCAGGCGTTGCCCGCCAGGAACAGCGCGACGCCCACGGCCAGGGTGACGGCGGCGGAGGGCTTCAGCGGATCGACCGGGTGGCCGATCAGCTTCTTGACCCCGGCGGCGACCGCGACGACGCCCAGCAGAATCGGGATGTGGGCGTAGAAGTAGGCGCCGAGGATCAGCCGGGTGCGCCGGACCGGCTCGGCCCCGGCCAGAGCGTGCTCGGCGCGCGGCTCGTCGTCCCCGCCGAAGTAGATCCACCACAGGCAGGCCGTCAGCGCGAGGCCGAGTGTCGCCGCCAGGCCGAGGGTGAAGCCGATGTGCAGCCCCTTGGCGCCGATGCCGATCGCCACGATCGACTCGCCGAGCACCACGATCACCAGCAGGCCGTGGCGCTCGACGATGTGAGCGGCCTTGAGGGCGAAGCCCTTCTGCCCGATGAAGTAGGGGCTGCCCCACAGCAGCAGCACCGCGGCACCCCAGAGCAGATAGTTGTACGGCGCGCCGACGAAGCTCGCCACGCCGATCAGCGCGACCCCGCAGAGGTTGAACGGGATCACCCTGGCGAAGGCCGAGGTGGCCTGGAGGTACAGCCCGGCGTGGACGGTGATCAGCAGCAGGTAGCCGATCGCGAACGCCACGCCGTCACCGTCGAACACCGACGGGATCGACAGCGCGACGATCATGAAACCGGCCATGCCCAGCAGGGTCAGCACCCGGCGGGCGGGCCGTACCGGGGGGACGACGTTGGTCAGCCAGGCGTAGCCCGCGTACATCCACCAGATGACGCCGAACACCAGCAGCACGCGCAGCGCGCCCTCGAGGGGCCGGCCGTCCTGCA
Coding sequences:
- a CDS encoding low temperature requirement protein A gives rise to the protein MRLPGWFTERVEPAPAEGELRVSTLELFFDLVFVFTVTQLTSLLADGLQDGRPLEGALRVLLVFGVIWWMYAGYAWLTNVVPPVRPARRVLTLLGMAGFMIVALSIPSVFDGDGVAFAIGYLLLITVHAGLYLQATSAFARVIPFNLCGVALIGVASFVGAPYNYLLWGAAVLLLWGSPYFIGQKGFALKAAHIVERHGLLVIVVLGESIVAIGIGAKGLHIGFTLGLAATLGLALTACLWWIYFGGDDEPRAEHALAGAEPVRRTRLILGAYFYAHIPILLGVVAVAAGVKKLIGHPVDPLKPSAAVTLAVGVALFLAGNAWFRRVLGITGNRLRNGGALISLVTVALGLWSALAQLTALVALVAMVIVLERRSAPRGHVLEPAGH
- a CDS encoding NADPH-dependent F420 reductase is translated as MTGGRMRIGILGAGRMADALGTQWVRAGHELTLSGRDPVKVAALAERLGPAARAGTWTEAATAGEVVLLAIRDHAALDVLEAAGAAGGTLRGRVLIDCTNPVVPERFTLATEDGPSMAERVAATAVGARVVKAFNLCHEDVWRMTPPVFHGTPLAVPLCGDDDDALATTRSLVEDLGCVAVEGGGLERAGLLEATAAFMIGLWFRGADAQAVLPPLEFAFGRP
- a CDS encoding winged helix-turn-helix transcriptional regulator, encoding MFLADCRARLAFDLIGNTWSAVVVWALRVGPRRPGDLREHIGGISAKVLTETLRRLEYNGLVSRRAYAEAPPRVEYELTDLGRTLVPLIEAFGEWAFDHGDEVLDAQDQAESLERSGSG